A part of Bacteroidales bacterium genomic DNA contains:
- a CDS encoding type II toxin-antitoxin system PemK/MazF family toxin, which yields MFWRDISSEISFFWRGKVKKRPVLIILDTGDNDIVVCRITSKIYSTEFDFKIEDWKGSGLKLPSVVRLHKIATLEKDLIYKKLGQINEELKKEIKKKFKNIIE from the coding sequence ATCTTTTGGAGAGATATATCTTCTGAAATTTCCTTTTTCTGGCGGGGAAAAGTCAAAAAAAGACCTGTACTTATTATCCTTGATACAGGAGATAATGACATAGTAGTTTGTAGAATAACAAGCAAAATATATAGTACTGAATTTGATTTTAAGATTGAAGACTGGAAAGGATCCGGCTTAAAACTACCTTCTGTGGTCCGATTACATAAAATTGCTACTTTAGAGAAAGACTTAATCTACAAAAAGCTTGGTCAGATTAATGAAGAGTTGAAGAAGGAAATCAAAAAGAAATTTAAGAATATAATTGAATAA